DNA from Podarcis muralis chromosome 13, rPodMur119.hap1.1, whole genome shotgun sequence:
TGACAGTTCTCCCTCTTCAGTGGAGGGGACTTTAAAAGAGGAAGGCAAACCAGTAAAGCAATGCCACACAGCACCGAGGGTGCAAAGCCTTTCTGCCTGTGAGCAGAACCAAAGGGGGAAGAGGCTCAGCCCATTTGCCTCCAGCACTAGTCAATGAATGGAAATGCCTCATGGAGAATCAGACCTCCGGTGCTTCTGGTCTGACATCATCTCCACTGCCTGGTTTTTAGGAAAGGGGCTTTTCCAAAACTGTCACTCAAGCTGTTGCCTGGAGGTGCAGGGGATAGAACAATAGATCTCTGACGTGCAAAGGATGTGCCTCAGCACTAGGACACAACTCCTCCACATACACACTAGATATTTCCTCTTCCAAATAGACCCCTTGAAGTAAATGAAATTAACTTGGATCCATTAACTTCAATAAGTCCACTTCAAGGAGGATTCAGCCTCTGAGGTTTTTTAAACAACCACCCTAGAATGGCACAAACAACCCCAcagtgcttgcttgcttctttctccctcttggTTTTGAATGGGAAAGGAGCATACACTTACCTAACATGTCATTTGTGCCCTTTTATGGTGTTCAAAGGAACAGCTGTTAGACTCTTGAGGGATAACAAACAGCTTGCGGGGAGGAGAATATTTTTACCTGGAATGGACGGTATCTGGTTCACGGCGGCAGGAAGGCACATGGGAGGCATAGGGGGAGCCATCACAGTGGGGAATGTGCACGGAGGGACCCAGCAAGAAGTGTGCGGGGGGCGTGCTGAAAGGATACACCTCCTTGCGCAGGCAGGGCGGGGTGGGGCGGCCCAGCTCCCGGGACACTTCCAGGCTGCAGACGGTGTGGCGACGCTGTCGCAGCTGCGCAGAGAGCGGAAGGGCCACGGGGGAGGCTTGCCACAAGCGGGCACCAGGGACGTCAGGGCAGGAGTAGCTGCGTCCAAGGCGGGGCTGAGGGGCCGGGTCCCCTTCGTTCAGGCGCCACTGGCGGATAGGGGGCCGCCCGCTCACCACCGCGTCACCcatatcctcttcctcctcctcgtggTGGCAGCTCCTCTTCCGGGGGCGTGGTTCCGAAATGGCGATTTTCACCTCGATGTTGACTCTTTGGCGGGGTGTTCTTGGCTGGGCTGCCTCCTGCTCCTCATTCCCTGGAGGGCAGGGGGGCAGGGACGAGGGCCCCTCGGTGGACTGCACGGCTGGCTTGGACGGGGTCAGGAAGATGTCAGCAAAGGCCTCCAGCTTGGAGCGCACGCTCTGGAAGACGGGGACCAGACCCCAGTGCCGGAAACGGGAGGCAGACGATGGACGCAAGAGAGCAGATGCTGAAGGCAGCCAGGATGGAGCTTCAGTGGATACAtctggcaggaagggaaaggaacaaCATTGTCACAAGAGGGCCAAAGggagccttccccaaactggggTCATCCAGGCctatgggactacaattcccatcatccttgcccattggccacgcttgctggggctggtgggagatgtcgttcagcaacatctgaagggccaaaggtttccaatCTCTGACCTAGAGTCAAGAGTTGTCATCCCCCaacacactgacacacacacactttgtgaaGGATACAGAcatcttccccttctgtttacaCCTGGGAATCTTCCTCCAGCTGCTTAGCTGTTGCCTTTCTTAGATTATTAACTGGTCTCAAGATTTCTGGAGCGTACTCTGACCAGCTGATATTCAGCTCAGCTTGACTCTTGGCACTCCCATCTGGATGCCTGAGTCTCTGCCCGCTTCATCTAGCCCCATAAACCCTTGCCATGGGTGGGAGATGACTGATCATCCAGCCTGGATTCAGTCCAACATGGGAATTTTTCCTGCATTCCCAAAGGGGTTTTCAGGCTCCATGGGACCAGGGAAGTTCCAGTGAagttacacacacaaaatacttgCACACCCCTGAGATGCCACTTTGCACTGAAGGACAGACTTAACAGCACACAACACCTGAATCAAGAGTTTTCCCTACCTGTTTGATGACACTGGTCTTGTGGGTCTTGAGGGATTTGGGTGTCCCTATTTGGAGATGATTGGCGAGGCAGCATCAGCTGATCACTCCTGATTAAGCAGAGAAACACagtggggtagtgataaagcagtcTCCTTAGCCCCTCTCCTCCCCGTGCtttgagacacacccagggggtcaAAGTTAGCATTTCTCCCAAAAGGAAAGAGACCATCACTTTACCCTCCAAGGGAGTTTGGGATGGAACAATAGGCACCAACTGTAACCCTTGAAGTGGATCAGTTCTCTTGCTGGGTGACTGGCATCGTCTTTAAAGGATGGGGGGAGGCACAAGCAGTTCTGTGCCTTCATTGCTTTTGTTTAGGGGGGCACTCACCCATAGCGGGCTGAGGAGGTCTCCGGCTGCTCCTTGCCAATGCCAGCAACCTGCCAGCAAGAAAAGACAGCTGAATCAAAATGTGGACTGAGCCGCCACCCTCCAACTCCTTCAACAGGATTCTCCCTGTCCCTCCCAGCGCTATTTGGTGAGGCTGCTTCCCAACCTTAACTAACCAGAGCTTGGCTCAAGGAACCAGCCTCCAAACTGGTGGCGAGGATTTGCTGATGAGCCGCTTCCAGCAGGGAGGTCTTTGTCCCCTCGCTCCCCTTTGCAAGGAAAACCCCCTTCTGAAGGCGCTGCCTCTTGGCGTGCAGGCGCTCTGAAGCGCGACACCGTGGGGGACACACCCTCTTGTCCCACAGTTGCCGGCGGGCGTGCTCCCACTTCTCTTGAGGCTCTCGATGGGATGGAGGGTAGCCCTTAGGGGGAGACGATCTGAGGGTAGGAAGGGTAAAAAAAAAGGCAGAATGTTTTAAATCAGGTGCTCGATCCCAAAGCTGTTCCACTCCTTCCGCCTCCCTGGGGCCTCTCCTCACCTGCACACTGGACTACTTTGTGTCTTTGTTGACCAGGAAACTCTGTCTTCATTCACAGCTGCTGACTGGGGGGGATTTGCGCAGGGAGATGTGGCAGGTCTTTGGGGAGGAGAGCCCCCTTGTGGATCATTCTGGGCAAAGAGAGGCGCACACCAACTTTCAAAGAGCTTAAGAATAATGAGGGACAGGGgcctcctttcccctttccccccaccttccATGTGTATGTTTACTCAGGAATCAACTCATGGGGACAAGGCATCCTTCAGGGTCCTTAATCCAAGTGGCTTGACTCCTCCATCACAATGCAAGAGGTACACTATAGGTCACAATTCTCCTGGTCTGGTAGTGCAAAGCACCCTGGGAGCTGCAGTGCACAGTgggaaaaccagtgcttttttttaggAGGttctcaagggtatgcagtaccagaaactcttttttgttgtttttaaaaagtgtggcacttactgtaacaacttcacggtgagtaccggcacctatttctCTAGAGAGAAAAGCACTGGGGGAAACTATGGAACTGGGGCCTCGAGACCTGTTCAACGGGTTCTCCCACCTCAGAACCAGATTTCATACAGCCCATTAGGAATCCTCTCATGCCCCCTGCAACCCAGCCCCCGCACTGAGGCATCCTCACAAGCATTTGGGATGTTGAAAAGTCCTCCAGGTTGACAGCCAGCATCTTCCGCTGCTGCTTCTCCATGGGAGAGgccacctgccacaaggtctcTCCCACCGCGCCGCAAACTTCCCCGTTCTGCTCCGCCGTTCGGAGCGGCCCCTGCTGAAGTCGCTGCCTCTTGCTGGGTGACAGCTCGGCATCGCCACATGGAAGGGGGCATGCCCCCCCTGTCTCGAGGGGCTTCTGGAGCAGGGCTGAGGATTCCTGCTCCTCAGAGGAAGGCCTGGAAACATGGAAGGACACAGAGAGAACGTCACAGCGGTGACACAATTTCTGTCTCGCCTCTCCCACTCAGGACTTTGACAGGGAGGAGAGTCACTCTTTTCTCTCACCTGTAGATGAGGATTTTTCGCCGTCTGATCTGCCTCTCCAAGTGTGACATTGGCTGAGGGTTCCTCTCAGATGTTCGTTCAAGGAGGGGCCACTCCATGGCCTGTCTCAGAAGGGAGACACCAAACCCCTTCCTGGCATCAGGAAGGTGGCCGCCCCAGAACAGCCCACAAGGTCTTCATTCCTCCCTTCTCTGcttcagaaaaggaaaaaaccagAATTAAAATGACTGCATTCCCATGGTCCCCAGATATAGTTCTGCCTTTTAAAGCCAAATGCTACTTTAATCCAGATTAACCTGGAATGTGTAACACCACACCCAGATTGTCAAAACCTACTGCACGGATGACAAATCACAATTCTCTTTGCTAGCTGGAGAAAACTTCACATTTACTACTGAACTAAGCAAAGGATGGTTAAGAGGGCACTCCTGttcttgtctactcagaagtagaccTCTCTCCCCTGGGTTCAATAGGACTTCCTCCCAGCTAAGCGTGTGTAAGCATTGAACCCTATGTGGGTCAGGGGGGGTACACAGCCTGACTAAAAACCCCTAGCAATGCCACCCCCTCCTTTCTATTGGACCAGCAGGCTCAAACATGCATCCCTCCAATGGCACTGAACAAGACACAGAGGCCAGCATGAGAGCTTATTAGGTTTCCCCTTAGAGAAGGTAATTATAAATCATTAGGAGCCATGCAAATAGCACCTTAGCAACAACCAAAAAAACCGCCCTTCCTTCACGGAGATTCTCCAGGGCTACAAGACTAGAAGCTCAGGTAGGAAGGGAAAACTTCTCAGTGGGAGACAATGTGTTGCTTCTGCAGATCCCTCCACCCAGGGAGATGGGTAAAATCAAGCACGCACTTGCCAAATGGGGGACAGCAAATTAAAGGTGGGGGCTAGAAACAGAAGCACTGCAAAGACAAGTACTACAGCAAGCAAGGCAGAAGGAAATCCAAGCTGGAAAATGCACTCCATGGCTTTTAAAGGGCTCaacagaacagaaagagggaacCTGTTGCCTTGCACTGGTGTTGGTCTACAGTACTGTACATAGAATtgtaattggaagggaccacaggcgTCATCTAGTCTAACACCTTGCGatggaggaatctttttgcccaacgtggggttcaaacccacaaccctgagattaagagtctcctactCTACCAACTGCCCTTGCTGGCAAGAGCTAATggcagttgggagtccagcatcatgttcagGGACATGGGTTGCCCAACTCTGCAACACAGATACACACTAAAGGCAGACCAACGTTTTAGTGGATTTACGTTTCCGCACATGACAGGAGCCTTGCTCAGACATTCATCTTGTCTGTGACCTTCCTCACATTTGACATCTCATTAGCGATTATTCTCAAAAGTTAGCCCTGGCAAGAAGAGATCCAGGAAGACTGTGGGAGGAAGGGTAGGAAATGCCGAGTAATGCCGGGTGATAAAACTCAAGCCAACAAAAGCGTCCCAAGTCATGGCAAGATGAAACAAATAAGAGGCAAGCAGCCAAGTGAGCAGAGGGTAGGTGATTTTGCTGGGGCTACTGCCAGTGGCAATATTAGGCTGTCTCAGACCATATTTTCTCAGTAGAGTCCTGGACTAACCAGCTTGGAACAGCTGCTCCCTTCAGCAAAGACACTGTGATCTCTTCCATCCAAATATTTTCCTCCCAGGAgtcggtattttaatatttattaggtATTAGCAGCATTTATGGGAGTCTTAAAAATCCACTTATCCAATTTCCTGTTTTGCAGCATAATTATTCGCTGGGTCTTCTTAACTATGTAAGAAGATTGGTGGGGGTGATGCCAGGCAAAGATGGCAGGCAAAGATGGGAGTTCTGTCCCTTGGACATGGAGGGACAGTGTAATCAACGATCCTCCTCAAAACTTGATCAGCAAAGATAACAAGGAATGCAAAAGTGCCATGGCTCTGAACAAGAAAGAAAGCTACTTCACTATCAGAGAATGAGGGTAAAGGATACCTTAACTGAAAAAGAAACCATAGGTCCCAGCTTGGTTCCAAAAGCCTTAAAACTATCCAGAGAAGGACAAGACCTCCTGACTGAAATTAATCAAAGCATAGCTAAAATGCATGAGGATTTGCTTCAAAATGGGatgcaaaaataaaatcattaGAGGCTAGCATTGTTGATCTGACAGCCCAAATGGCAGATACCTGCAAGTGAGGCCCTGAATATGGGCATTGAACATCAAAGCAGCCTGGACTGACTTCAAAGAGAACTGAACATTTCCCCTCAAAAGGAGTTTTATTGGGGTTTCAGACAAGTGGAAAGGTTAAAAGTCAATAGTCTTCAGAAGGGTTTTGGGTTTGATGGGGAAAATTTACTAAGCATACATGGAACTGTAAAAACTGAGGAAGGAATGCTGAAATAATACTGTAACTTATAATTTTTCAAACAATTTTTATCATAGCAGATGGTAATTAAAATTATATTGCTAACATCACAGGGGTCTAGGCTCTCCAGTGAAGGGTATTTGCAGAATTAAACCATAATAACCTGACTCTCTTTTTTGTATTACAGCAAATTCATTTAAATTAATTGCAATATTTTTGCACCAAAAAAAGTTTTCATGGAAATTAAGCACTACTCTGTTACAAAACACATTACCTTGAAACAACTGACAAGAGGTATTAAAACAATTTTGAACTAAATCATTCTGTTCCATCTAAAACATGGAAAAGGAACACAAATGTGAAGGATTGccagagattttgtaaaattttaCCAGGGAAGAGTAGAAGTAGAAATGTCAGAAACTGGAAAAATAACTACAATGCAATTTGGATGCCCAAAACAACTAGCAAAAAATGGATATACCAAAAGAATAGTTTTATTTGAGCTTCTGTATACCCTGTCTGGTTTATTATTATCGATTATTTGTTTgcattataaaatatatatatttgtattgtgTATTATTTGAATTATGAAATAATACGAGCACGgggcatccagaaagtataaaacaatgcatctACATAAGAATATGAATCATTGCCAAAATATAATATTGACTGTCCTTgactcttcctgccacacttgtcaTCCCCTCATGCCACACCCTTTgataaccacacacacaaacgcttATTAAAAACCTACGGAAGTGGAGACATCATCCCATCTGCTCCTGCCTCTCACCATCCCTGGTGATGGACCCTTGGTGCGTTCAAAAGGTGAGGATGTGGGGCATGTGGAAAAAGGGAAACCATAACCCAGGGTTGCACCTGACCCAACGATCCCTCCCAGAACTGGATTTCAGTGGCAATTCTAGGATGCTGGAGGAAAGGGGTCTGCTGTCTATTCAggatccctttctctctccccccccccccagtcctgctTCGCAGCCTAGGTTCACCCGCCACACAGGTAAGCACGGGCACCGTCAGGCCCCTCTTTCTCTTGGGGGTCGCCTCCTAACTATCCCCACCGCCTCAAGATCCGTCCCCTTTAGCTCTCCTGCCGATTCCTCCCTCACAGACCTAAAAGGGCCGGCTCCAGAGGAGGAGGCGGTGTGGGGAGGAAGAGCTTGCCTCCGATTACCTGTCGGCTCCTCATCCAGCCCCCACCCCCCTGGTGCTCTGCCCTAGGCAGGATCAGCACCGCTCCCTGGCGGGAGGAAAGGCAAGGCGAGTAGAAGCGGAGGCTGCTCCTCTTTCCTCCGAGGGAGAGCGGCAGCACCAGGCAGAGAAGGCGCCGGGTGGACAGTCCCTCCGCGCACCCCTGACAGCCGGGTTAGGTGTGGGGCTGGACGGTGCCCCCCTCTGACTCCTCAGACGCTTCCTCCAGATCCTTCCgcccttctcctccccaccccacaaaaaacatCCAACTTCATGGGGGTCCCCCCGCCCCaaatatctgcccccccccacatggtGGCCTTTTGCTCCTTCCACCCCCTCTCGATCCTCCCCACAAGTTGCCCCCTCCCCGCCTCCTCCTTCGCCCCGTAATCCGCCAGGCGCGCCCGACCCGACACCGGCCGGCCACCCCACCCGGGAGCGgcgcccccctcgcccgccccatCCAGGTCTCACCTCCgccgcctccctcccttcctggggCTTCTCGCCTGCCTCAGGCAAACAAACTGATAAGCACCCGCATCTCaatgtgaaaaaaataaaataaataaaactactcCGCACGCTCGACCCCGCCTTTACCGCCTCCTCTCTCCAACTCACCAGCtcgccctcttcctcctcccctcgcccTTCTCCAAGCAGCCGCTGGACAGTGCCCGAGCCGTCTCCACATGCAGCCCACCCAATGGCCATGCGTCTTGTTAATGGTCCCAACCAATAGGCGCGCGGTTTCTTAACCGGCGTCTGGTAGCTACAGCGCCGCCATCGCTGTTCagggcaacaacaaaaaaagttgGTCGTAGACTTTTTTGAGTTTGTGTTGCAAAAGGAAGCGGTGCGACCGCCTTCTTCGCTAAAAGGCGTCTGCGCCGTTGAAGTCAGCAGGCCCGCCATCTCAAGAAAGGGCAGggaatgagaaggaaataggaagGAAAACGTACAGGGCGGTAGCCATTTTGGGTGAGGGCAGAGTCTGGTTGGCGCCGTTTAAGACGCCGCCATTTGAGGGGAAGACCAGAAATTCAGGCTTTAAAGAAGCCGTGTTTCCATTTTCCAGTTGGATGCGATGGAATAAAGAATAGTAGTTTCCTTGGTTCCTTCCTTCAGGGAGGTCGTTTCATCATACACGCGGTTTTTGAGGGAGATTAATCTCTATTAGgttagaattatagaattatagagctggaagggacccccaagggtcatccagtccaacgccctgcaatgcaggaataagttCGTTGTAAGGCAGtgcaaaacaccacacacacataaagACTAATttaatatgttattattattatttattaaatttctataccacccttcatccgaggatcacatggtggtttacaacataaaaacacaaaaatacataacatagtaacaaacaaaataatactgCCTCCAACGCACACAGTTTAAAGGGCTATAtattgcttaattagccaaaggcctaggagaagaggaatATCCGCCTGGAGGAAAAACATTtgtgttcatatttttttaaaaatgttgaggTATGAAGTGCTCACCATCTTGCCAGTTCATTCCCTCCACACTCCtaggcatgtctgctcagaagcaggCTTCTGCGTCAAAGGAGGCCTCCAAGACAGAATGATCTTTGCCAAGGAATCAGACCGACCAGGATCTGTGCATATTCCCCCTCATCTCTCTCTGAAAGTAGTAGTGATGAGTAAAGGTGCACTCCTTACCCCCATTTACCACGTGGAATTCACCTAGacctatttctgagtagacatggtaggGATTGCCAGCTTAGCTTGGGTTAGAAAACTCAGgggggaggaaactgattttctagatccatttcaacctGGGTTTCAGCCAGGTTTCG
Protein-coding regions in this window:
- the PRR14 gene encoding proline-rich protein 14 isoform X2, yielding MPSCHPARGSDFSRGRSERRSRTGKFAARWERPCGRWPLPWRSSSGRCWLSTWRTFQHPKCLSSPPKGYPPSHREPQEKWEHARRQLWDKRVCPPRCRASERLHAKRQRLQKGVFLAKGSEGTKTSLLEAAHQQILATSLEAGSLSQALVAGIGKEQPETSSARYGSDQLMLPRQSSPNRDTQIPQDPQDQCHQTDVSTEAPSWLPSASALLRPSSASRFRHWGLVPVFQSVRSKLEAFADIFLTPSKPAVQSTEGPSSLPPCPPGNEEQEAAQPRTPRQRVNIEVKIAISEPRPRKRSCHHEEEEEDMGDAVVSGRPPIRQWRLNEGDPAPQPRLGRSYSCPDVPGARLWQASPVALPLSAQLRQRRHTVCSLEVSRELGRPTPPCLRKEVYPFSTPPAHFLLGPSVHIPHCDGSPYASHVPSCRREPDTVHSRELSPSPDHGRRVSGIGLDVVDSELLTSEQMILSEVEMKGSQDNTVGKVSSIRIRKTPSKQQANLTPMGLPRPVRLNKKEFSLEEIYTNKNYRTPTEKRSFETIFEVPLERNGALIFTSQRKLKRAMEFQEGGLPRKQRKAHSRRSRRAAGGRRVKKPQSPELEEKLQQRLAELDALFEGEEC
- the PRR14 gene encoding proline-rich protein 14 isoform X3, with translation MEWPLLERTSERNPQPMSHLERQIRRRKILIYRPSSEEQESSALLQKPLETGGACPLPCGDAELSPSKRQRLQQGPLRTAEQNGEVCGAVGETLWQVASPMEKQQRKMLAVNLEDFSTSQMLNDPQGGSPPQRPATSPCANPPQSAAVNEDRVSWSTKTQSSPVCRSSPPKGYPPSHREPQEKWEHARRQLWDKRVCPPRCRASERLHAKRQRLQKGVFLAKGSEGTKTSLLEAAHQQILATSLEAGSLSQALVAGIGKEQPETSSARYGSDQLMLPRQSSPNRDTQIPQDPQDQCHQTDVSTEAPSWLPSASALLRPSSASRFRHWGLVPVFQSVRSKLEAFADIFLTPSKPAVQSTEGPSSLPPCPPGNEEQEAAQPRTPRQRVNIEVKIAISEPRPRKRSCHHEEEEEDMGDAVVSGRPPIRQWRLNEGDPAPQPRLGRSYSCPDVPGARLWQASPVALPLSAQLRQRRHTVCSLEVSRELGRPTPPCLRKEVYPFSTPPAHFLLGPSVHIPHCDGSPYASHVPSCRREPDTVHSRELSPSPDHGRRVSGIGLDVVDSELLTSEQMILSEVEMKVEQERVQPGGDLHQQELPHTHREEVI
- the PRR14 gene encoding proline-rich protein 14 isoform X1, whose product is MEWPLLERTSERNPQPMSHLERQIRRRKILIYRPSSEEQESSALLQKPLETGGACPLPCGDAELSPSKRQRLQQGPLRTAEQNGEVCGAVGETLWQVASPMEKQQRKMLAVNLEDFSTSQMLNDPQGGSPPQRPATSPCANPPQSAAVNEDRVSWSTKTQSSPVCRSSPPKGYPPSHREPQEKWEHARRQLWDKRVCPPRCRASERLHAKRQRLQKGVFLAKGSEGTKTSLLEAAHQQILATSLEAGSLSQALVAGIGKEQPETSSARYGSDQLMLPRQSSPNRDTQIPQDPQDQCHQTDVSTEAPSWLPSASALLRPSSASRFRHWGLVPVFQSVRSKLEAFADIFLTPSKPAVQSTEGPSSLPPCPPGNEEQEAAQPRTPRQRVNIEVKIAISEPRPRKRSCHHEEEEEDMGDAVVSGRPPIRQWRLNEGDPAPQPRLGRSYSCPDVPGARLWQASPVALPLSAQLRQRRHTVCSLEVSRELGRPTPPCLRKEVYPFSTPPAHFLLGPSVHIPHCDGSPYASHVPSCRREPDTVHSRELSPSPDHGRRVSGIGLDVVDSELLTSEQMILSEVEMKGSQDNTVGKVSSIRIRKTPSKQQANLTPMGLPRPVRLNKKEFSLEEIYTNKNYRTPTEKRSFETIFEVPLERNGALIFTSQRKLKRAMEFQEGGLPRKQRKAHSRRSRRAAGGRRVKKPQSPELEEKLQQRLAELDALFEGEEC